A DNA window from Mycolicibacter terrae contains the following coding sequences:
- a CDS encoding TetR/AcrR family transcriptional regulator, with amino-acid sequence MPVDQTGERILDAALQAILDFGVRRASVEEIARRAGVSHMTVYRRWPTKKELLAAVLSRVADSIFAAVDAEVAALEGYEDRFVAGFTGIYWRVCTHPMLSRTLETDPEAVLPALTTGAGPALELATGYLAGHIAETARRNGVTVEDPQGLAEIFVRLTHSLVLTQRVGAPLKSRADTERYARQHLLPLALAAVRPAGTDTR; translated from the coding sequence ATGCCTGTCGATCAGACCGGCGAGCGCATCTTGGACGCCGCCCTGCAGGCGATCCTCGATTTCGGTGTACGCCGGGCCTCCGTCGAGGAGATCGCCCGCCGAGCGGGCGTGTCACACATGACCGTGTACCGGCGCTGGCCGACCAAGAAGGAGCTGCTGGCCGCCGTGCTCAGCCGGGTGGCCGACTCGATCTTCGCTGCCGTCGATGCGGAGGTGGCGGCGCTCGAGGGCTACGAAGACCGGTTCGTGGCCGGCTTCACCGGAATCTACTGGCGGGTCTGCACCCATCCGATGCTGAGCCGCACCCTGGAAACCGATCCCGAAGCCGTGCTGCCCGCACTGACCACCGGCGCCGGACCGGCATTGGAACTTGCCACCGGCTATCTCGCCGGGCACATCGCCGAAACCGCCCGGCGTAACGGCGTCACCGTCGAAGACCCGCAGGGGCTCGCGGAGATCTTCGTGCGCCTGACCCACTCGTTGGTGCTCACCCAGCGGGTCGGCGCACCGCTCAAGAGTCGTGCCGACACCGAACGTTATGCGCGCCAACATCTTTTGCCGCTGGCCCTGGCGGCGGTCCGCCCGGCCGGCACCGACACCAGGTGA
- a CDS encoding alpha-ketoglutarate-dependent dioxygenase AlkB: MAVPVQESLFELSERRQLGDGAWLDVRSNWLSDGAELIGELRSVIPWRAERRRMYDRVLDVPRLVSFHDLAVEEAPHPVIARLRRRLNDIYAGELGEPFTMVGLCLYRDGGDSVAWHGDTLGRGANQDTMVAIVSVGATRTFALRPRGGGVALRLSQRHGDLLVMGGSCQRTWEHSIPKTATPTGPRISIQFRPRGVR; encoded by the coding sequence GTGGCGGTACCGGTACAGGAGTCGCTGTTCGAGCTGAGCGAACGCCGGCAGCTGGGCGACGGCGCCTGGCTCGATGTTCGTTCCAACTGGCTGTCCGACGGCGCCGAGCTGATCGGCGAGCTGCGCTCCGTCATCCCCTGGCGGGCCGAGCGCCGCCGGATGTATGACCGGGTGCTCGACGTCCCCAGGCTGGTCAGCTTCCACGACCTGGCCGTCGAGGAGGCGCCGCACCCCGTGATCGCCCGGCTGCGCCGGCGGCTCAACGACATCTACGCCGGAGAACTCGGCGAGCCGTTCACCATGGTGGGGCTGTGCCTGTACCGCGACGGCGGCGACAGCGTGGCCTGGCACGGCGACACCCTCGGCCGCGGCGCCAACCAGGACACCATGGTCGCGATCGTCAGTGTCGGCGCCACCCGGACGTTTGCGCTGCGCCCCCGCGGAGGCGGTGTCGCGCTGCGGTTGTCGCAGCGCCACGGTGACCTGCTGGTGATGGGCGGCTCATGCCAGCGGACCTGGGAGCATTCGATCCCCAAGACGGCCACACCGACCGGCCCGCGGATCAGCATCCAGTTCCGCCCGCGCGGCGTGCGCTAA
- the gdhA gene encoding NADP-specific glutamate dehydrogenase: protein MSQLNPKLHDIYDEVLRRNPGEAEFHQAVFEVLSSLGPVVAKHPDYVDSAVIRRMCEPERQIIFRVPWLDDNGNVQINRGFRVEFNSALGPYKGGLRFHPSVYLGIIKFLGFEQIFKNSLTGLPIGGGKGGSDFDPKGRSDNEIMRFCQSFMTELYRHLGEYTDVPAGDIGVGGREIGYLFGQYKRITNRYESGVLTGKGLTWGGSQVRTEATGYGAVFFADEILKTAKDSFEGKRAVVSGSGNVAIYAIEKIHQLGGTVVACSDSSGYIVDEKGIDLELLKEIKEIKRERIETYASARGGATQFVNGGSIWDVPCQIAVPSATQNELDGSHAATLATNGCKIVAEGANMPCTPEAVKLFTDAGVTVAPGKAANAGGVATSALEMQQNASRDSWSFEYTEQRLAAIMQSIHHRCLVTADEYGAPGNYVVGANIAGFIQVADAMTALGLI from the coding sequence ATGAGTCAACTGAATCCGAAGCTGCACGACATCTATGACGAGGTGCTGCGGCGCAACCCCGGTGAGGCCGAGTTTCACCAGGCAGTCTTCGAGGTGCTCAGCAGCCTCGGTCCGGTGGTGGCCAAGCACCCCGACTACGTCGACAGCGCCGTCATCCGTCGGATGTGCGAACCGGAACGTCAGATCATCTTCCGGGTTCCGTGGCTCGACGATAACGGTAACGTGCAGATCAACCGGGGTTTCCGGGTGGAGTTCAACTCGGCTCTGGGACCGTATAAGGGCGGGCTGCGGTTTCACCCGTCGGTGTACCTCGGGATCATCAAGTTTCTCGGCTTCGAGCAGATCTTCAAGAACTCGCTGACCGGCCTGCCGATCGGCGGCGGCAAGGGCGGGTCGGACTTCGACCCCAAGGGCCGCTCGGACAACGAGATCATGCGGTTCTGTCAGTCATTCATGACCGAGCTCTACCGCCACCTGGGCGAGTACACCGACGTCCCGGCCGGTGACATCGGTGTCGGCGGCCGCGAGATCGGCTACCTGTTCGGCCAGTACAAGCGGATCACCAACCGCTACGAGTCCGGGGTGCTGACCGGCAAAGGGCTGACCTGGGGCGGTTCACAGGTCCGCACCGAGGCGACCGGCTACGGCGCGGTGTTCTTCGCCGACGAGATCCTCAAGACGGCCAAGGACTCCTTCGAGGGCAAGCGGGCCGTGGTCTCGGGTTCGGGCAACGTGGCCATCTACGCCATCGAGAAGATCCACCAGCTGGGCGGCACCGTGGTGGCCTGCTCGGACTCGTCCGGCTACATCGTCGACGAGAAGGGCATCGACCTGGAGCTGCTCAAGGAGATCAAAGAGATCAAGCGCGAGCGCATCGAGACTTACGCCAGCGCCCGCGGCGGCGCGACACAGTTCGTCAACGGCGGCTCCATCTGGGACGTGCCCTGCCAGATCGCGGTGCCATCGGCCACCCAGAACGAGCTCGACGGCAGCCACGCCGCCACGCTGGCCACCAACGGCTGCAAGATCGTCGCCGAGGGCGCCAACATGCCGTGCACCCCGGAGGCCGTCAAGCTGTTCACCGACGCCGGGGTGACGGTGGCCCCGGGCAAAGCCGCCAACGCCGGTGGTGTGGCCACCAGCGCGCTGGAGATGCAGCAGAATGCCTCGCGGGATTCGTGGAGCTTCGAGTACACCGAGCAGCGGCTGGCCGCGATCATGCAGAGCATCCACCACCGCTGCCTGGTGACCGCCGACGAATACGGCGCCCCCGGCAACTACGTGGTCGGCGCCAACATCGCCGGCTTCATCCAGGTTGCCGACGCGATGACCGCGCTCGGCCTGATTTAG
- a CDS encoding EcsC family protein, which produces MADIVPTGMSEYERKAWEALLDAATGAERSGRFESLSQGITGRAKAVAAQARSTVEQIPGASAAIGALDDMTAKAMETLYVVLVERGLNSVKPADVFAMFADEGVAVASYDEMKELDLRHCDCSVPRRKERYIALAVAEGAASSLAVTGATVSSTVTGGTTLPVAASAVVADVTAVMVGMGRIVALVAAHYGYDVREPGEQAFASGVIAYSAAGNSAEKAAALSSLSRLTQQMMRRATWRQLRQHQTASVVQQMFTALGFRLTKRKLAQAVPILGAVVNGGLNARIAHRTFERSQQAYRLRFLTEKHDLDAGQWAPVVVADGVIDIPLIDEVLDAELGSEPGGAEGVTD; this is translated from the coding sequence GTGGCCGATATCGTCCCGACCGGCATGTCCGAGTACGAGCGCAAGGCCTGGGAAGCGCTGCTTGACGCGGCCACCGGCGCCGAGCGATCCGGCCGGTTCGAAAGCCTGAGCCAGGGCATCACCGGACGGGCCAAAGCGGTGGCCGCCCAAGCCCGCTCCACGGTCGAGCAGATCCCGGGCGCCAGCGCCGCTATCGGCGCGCTCGACGACATGACCGCCAAGGCCATGGAGACCCTGTATGTCGTCCTGGTCGAGCGGGGACTCAATTCGGTGAAGCCGGCCGACGTGTTTGCGATGTTCGCCGATGAGGGCGTGGCGGTGGCGTCCTACGACGAGATGAAAGAACTCGACTTGAGACACTGCGACTGTTCGGTGCCGCGCCGCAAGGAGCGCTACATCGCGCTGGCGGTGGCCGAAGGCGCGGCGTCGTCGCTGGCGGTGACGGGCGCGACGGTGTCGAGCACGGTCACCGGCGGAACCACACTGCCGGTCGCGGCCTCGGCGGTGGTCGCCGACGTGACCGCCGTGATGGTCGGGATGGGTCGCATCGTGGCACTGGTTGCCGCGCACTACGGTTACGACGTCCGCGAGCCGGGCGAGCAGGCCTTCGCCTCCGGCGTGATCGCCTATTCGGCCGCCGGCAACTCCGCGGAGAAGGCCGCGGCGCTGTCGTCGCTCTCGCGGTTGACCCAGCAGATGATGCGCCGTGCGACCTGGCGGCAGCTCCGGCAACACCAGACGGCCAGCGTGGTGCAGCAAATGTTCACGGCATTGGGATTTAGGCTCACGAAACGGAAACTGGCGCAGGCGGTTCCGATCTTGGGTGCGGTCGTCAACGGCGGGCTCAACGCCCGCATCGCCCATCGGACGTTCGAGCGGTCCCAGCAGGCCTATCGGCTACGTTTTCTCACCGAGAAACATGACCTGGACGCCGGTCAGTGGGCGCCGGTGGTGGTGGCGGACGGTGTCATCGACATCCCGTTGATCGATGAGGTGCTCGATGCGGAGCTCGGTTCGGAACCCGGGGGCGCCGAGGGCGTTACCGACTAG
- the rsmI gene encoding 16S rRNA (cytidine(1402)-2'-O)-methyltransferase, giving the protein MADGRLLLGATPLGQPADASPRLVAALATADVVAAEDTRRVRLLAKALEVQITGKVVSLFDANEAARVPALLAEIESGATVLVVSDAGMPLISDPGYRLVVACAEAGLPVSCLPGPSAVTTALAVSGLASDKFCFEGFVPRKAAARRAWLATLAGERRTCVFFESPRRLADCLRDAVDELGADRRAVVCRELTKTHEEVRRGTLAELADWAAEGVLGEITVVLAGATPRVDLPALVAEVDRLTAEGMRVKDACAQVIANLPGAVSRRELYDAVLRSRE; this is encoded by the coding sequence ATGGCCGATGGTCGATTGCTGCTGGGCGCCACCCCGCTGGGTCAGCCCGCCGACGCGTCGCCCCGGCTGGTCGCGGCACTGGCCACCGCCGACGTGGTGGCCGCCGAGGACACCCGGCGGGTGCGGCTGCTGGCCAAGGCGCTCGAGGTGCAGATCACCGGCAAGGTGGTCAGCCTGTTCGACGCCAACGAGGCGGCCCGGGTGCCCGCGCTGCTGGCCGAGATCGAGTCCGGCGCCACCGTGCTGGTCGTCAGCGACGCCGGGATGCCGCTGATCAGCGACCCGGGTTACCGCCTGGTGGTCGCCTGCGCGGAGGCCGGCCTGCCGGTGAGCTGCCTGCCCGGCCCCTCCGCGGTGACCACCGCGCTGGCCGTCTCGGGGCTGGCCTCGGACAAATTCTGCTTCGAGGGCTTCGTGCCGCGGAAGGCCGCGGCCCGCCGGGCCTGGCTGGCGACGCTGGCCGGCGAACGGCGCACGTGTGTGTTCTTCGAATCGCCGCGCCGGCTGGCCGACTGCCTACGTGACGCGGTCGACGAGCTCGGTGCCGACCGGCGGGCCGTGGTGTGCCGGGAGCTGACCAAGACCCACGAGGAGGTGCGGCGCGGCACGCTGGCCGAGCTGGCCGACTGGGCCGCCGAGGGCGTGCTGGGGGAGATCACCGTGGTGCTGGCCGGGGCGACCCCGCGCGTCGACCTGCCGGCGTTGGTGGCCGAGGTCGACCGGCTGACCGCCGAGGGCATGCGGGTCAAAGACGCTTGCGCACAGGTGATCGCGAACCTGCCCGGTGCGGTGTCGCGGCGCGAGCTCTATGACGCCGTGCTGCGTTCGCGGGAGTGA
- a CDS encoding GNAT family N-acetyltransferase — protein MVMSRRDRVTEALPTTELAAIEIFAGCTDADLRPLAAILQPLQAKPGTELMRQGERAVSFLLISSGSAQVKHLGDDGAVVVNEVSAGMVVGEIALLRKGRRTATVTTSTPLTGWIGDEHAFDEMAQIPEVMDRLVRTARQRLAAYIDAVPIRARDGTQLLLRPVLPGDSARTAQAHVEFSSETLYRRFMSTRTPNPALMHYLFEVDYVDHFVWVVTELDGSFVADARFVRDTEDPTVAEIAFIVGDSYQGRGIGTYLMGAVAVIARLEGIEKFTARVLSENAPMRAILDHQGAYWERDDPGIVTTVIDVPGEDQLPFGRDIADQIKEVGRQAIQAVG, from the coding sequence ATGGTGATGTCGCGGCGAGACCGGGTGACTGAGGCGCTGCCCACCACCGAACTCGCCGCGATAGAGATCTTCGCCGGATGCACTGACGCCGACCTGAGGCCGCTCGCGGCCATTCTACAACCGCTGCAGGCCAAGCCCGGTACCGAGCTGATGCGGCAGGGCGAGCGGGCCGTGTCGTTCCTGCTGATCTCGTCGGGCTCAGCCCAGGTCAAACACCTCGGGGACGACGGAGCGGTGGTGGTCAACGAGGTCTCGGCCGGGATGGTGGTCGGGGAGATCGCCCTGCTGCGCAAGGGCCGCCGCACCGCGACGGTCACCACCTCGACGCCGTTGACCGGCTGGATCGGCGATGAGCACGCCTTCGACGAGATGGCGCAGATCCCGGAGGTGATGGACCGGCTGGTGCGCACCGCGCGCCAACGGCTGGCCGCCTACATCGACGCCGTGCCGATCCGGGCCCGCGACGGCACGCAGCTGTTGCTGCGGCCGGTGTTGCCCGGCGACAGTGCGCGCACCGCCCAGGCCCATGTCGAGTTCTCCAGCGAGACGCTCTACCGCCGGTTCATGTCCACCCGTACCCCGAACCCGGCGCTCATGCACTACTTGTTCGAGGTCGACTACGTCGATCACTTCGTCTGGGTGGTCACCGAGCTGGACGGCTCATTCGTCGCCGACGCGCGATTCGTCCGGGACACCGAGGACCCGACGGTCGCCGAGATCGCGTTCATCGTCGGTGACAGCTACCAGGGTCGGGGTATCGGCACCTACCTGATGGGGGCGGTGGCGGTGATCGCCCGGTTGGAGGGCATCGAGAAGTTCACCGCACGAGTGCTGTCCGAGAACGCGCCGATGCGCGCCATCCTGGATCACCAGGGCGCTTACTGGGAGCGCGACGACCCCGGCATCGTCACCACCGTGATCGACGTACCCGGTGAGGACCAGCTGCCGTTCGGTAGAGATATTGCCGATCAGATCAAAGAGGTTGGCCGCCAAGCGATCCAGGCCGTGGGGTGA
- a CDS encoding dolichyl-phosphate-mannose--protein mannosyltransferase produces the protein MSAPTATVPAAAAERTAPVISPGLLVPVADFGPTDRARGWAVTAAVTMLAAVTRFSNLYTPTDAGTPIFDEKHYAPQAWQMLHNHGVEDNPGYGLVVHPPVGKQLIAIGEALFGYNGLGWRVTSALLGVLAIALLVRIVRRMTRSTLAGGIAGLLLVGDGVSFVAARTALLDGFLTFFVVAAFGALIVDRDQVRMRMHTVLTDGRCGATPWGPRLGVRWWRFGAGVLLGLACATKWSGLYFVVFFAAMSLAFDIAARRQYRVRRPWLGTLRRDLFPTGYAMAVIPFGVYLASYGAWFASETGVDRHEEGQSIGLESRFPVPDALRSLWHYTYQAYHFHAGLTNAAGNHHPWESKPWAWPMSLRPVLYAIDQHDVPGCGAQSCVKAVMMVGTPAMWWLAVPVLAYAIWRTLVRHDWRYAAALVGYCAGWLPWFADIDRQMYFFYAVPMAPFLAVLLALICLDIVDEGRHRSEERQTLGLLAVCCYVALVLTNFAWLYPILTGVPISPATWNMEIWLPSWS, from the coding sequence ATGAGCGCCCCGACCGCCACCGTGCCCGCGGCCGCGGCCGAGCGCACCGCTCCGGTGATCAGCCCGGGACTGCTGGTGCCGGTGGCCGATTTCGGGCCGACCGACCGCGCCCGTGGCTGGGCGGTGACCGCGGCCGTCACCATGCTGGCGGCGGTGACCCGGTTCTCGAACCTGTACACACCGACCGACGCGGGCACCCCGATCTTCGACGAGAAGCACTACGCGCCGCAGGCCTGGCAGATGCTGCACAACCACGGGGTGGAGGACAACCCCGGCTACGGCCTGGTGGTCCACCCGCCGGTCGGCAAGCAGCTGATCGCGATCGGCGAAGCACTGTTCGGCTACAACGGGCTGGGCTGGCGCGTCACCAGTGCGCTGCTCGGCGTGCTGGCGATCGCGCTGCTGGTGCGGATCGTGCGCCGGATGACCCGCTCGACCCTGGCCGGCGGGATCGCCGGGCTGTTGCTGGTCGGCGACGGGGTCAGCTTCGTCGCGGCACGCACCGCGCTGCTGGACGGCTTCCTGACCTTCTTCGTGGTGGCGGCGTTCGGCGCGCTGATCGTCGACCGCGACCAGGTGCGGATGCGGATGCACACCGTGCTGACCGACGGCCGTTGCGGCGCAACGCCGTGGGGACCCCGGCTCGGGGTGCGCTGGTGGCGCTTCGGCGCCGGGGTACTTCTCGGACTGGCCTGCGCCACCAAATGGTCCGGGCTGTATTTCGTGGTGTTCTTCGCGGCGATGTCCCTGGCGTTCGACATCGCCGCTCGCCGGCAGTACCGGGTGCGCCGGCCCTGGCTGGGAACGCTGCGCCGCGACCTCTTCCCCACCGGGTACGCCATGGCAGTCATCCCGTTCGGGGTGTATCTGGCGTCGTACGGGGCGTGGTTCGCCTCCGAGACCGGTGTGGACCGCCACGAGGAGGGCCAGTCGATCGGGCTGGAGAGCCGGTTCCCGGTGCCCGACGCGCTGCGCTCGCTGTGGCACTACACCTATCAGGCGTATCACTTCCACGCCGGCCTGACGAACGCCGCCGGCAACCATCACCCGTGGGAGTCCAAGCCGTGGGCCTGGCCGATGTCGCTGCGCCCGGTGCTCTATGCGATCGACCAGCACGACGTTCCCGGCTGCGGCGCCCAGTCCTGCGTCAAGGCGGTGATGATGGTGGGCACACCGGCGATGTGGTGGCTCGCTGTGCCGGTGCTGGCCTATGCGATCTGGCGAACACTGGTGCGCCATGACTGGCGCTACGCCGCTGCGCTGGTCGGCTACTGCGCCGGCTGGCTGCCGTGGTTCGCCGACATCGACCGGCAGATGTACTTCTTCTACGCCGTGCCGATGGCGCCGTTTCTGGCGGTGCTGCTCGCGTTGATCTGCCTCGACATCGTCGATGAGGGTCGCCACCGCAGCGAAGAGCGCCAGACCCTCGGGCTGCTCGCGGTCTGTTGTTACGTCGCGCTGGTGCTGACGAACTTCGCCTGGCTCTACCCGATATTGACCGGCGTGCCGATCTCGCCGGCCACCTGGAACATGGAGATCTGGCTGCCCAGCTGGTCGTAG
- a CDS encoding oxygenase MpaB family protein, with amino-acid sequence MADFRKHLGSVLNGVFGGVLFDEVAMLPIAASVDRTGRFRDNFTDRALRSAFSGQAILAGAEQRKKHAQWLIDQHRSVRGAGVGEYDGIRYSALDPDLWLWIIASAVHAIIVSYPVCSGTTLRPAESEAGYQYLRHLFADLELPSKRGRLPETFEAFNTYYEDTVATALAGNGFLRDQFSTLTRLPLPALLLPRWLRPALTPPWLVVRPLLGHVVQVCSAKTMHPDVLALIGFELKRRHHWEFAVYSRLLQLAWHLLPDRLLLEPIHYNRLRLDALRERLDGTARARARLDRAAQRLQRQNSWLADFYDRYGLETFAVPEQRAGSCPFG; translated from the coding sequence ATGGCGGATTTCCGCAAACATCTGGGCAGCGTGCTGAACGGGGTGTTCGGTGGGGTCCTCTTCGACGAGGTGGCGATGCTGCCGATCGCGGCCTCGGTGGATCGCACCGGCCGATTCCGCGACAACTTCACCGACCGCGCGCTGCGCAGCGCCTTCAGCGGACAGGCGATACTCGCCGGCGCCGAGCAGCGCAAGAAGCACGCCCAATGGCTGATCGACCAGCACCGCAGCGTGCGCGGCGCCGGAGTCGGCGAATACGACGGGATCCGCTACAGCGCACTGGACCCCGACCTGTGGCTGTGGATCATCGCCAGTGCGGTGCACGCGATCATCGTGTCGTACCCGGTGTGCAGCGGAACCACGTTGCGGCCCGCCGAAAGCGAGGCGGGTTATCAATACCTGCGCCACCTGTTCGCCGACCTGGAACTGCCCAGCAAGCGCGGCCGGCTGCCGGAGACCTTCGAGGCGTTCAACACCTACTACGAGGACACCGTGGCAACCGCGTTGGCCGGCAACGGGTTTCTCCGCGACCAGTTCAGCACGCTGACCCGGCTGCCGCTGCCCGCCCTGCTGCTGCCCCGGTGGCTTCGCCCGGCACTCACCCCACCGTGGCTGGTGGTGCGGCCACTGCTGGGGCACGTTGTCCAGGTCTGCTCCGCCAAGACCATGCACCCGGATGTGCTGGCGCTGATCGGGTTCGAACTCAAACGTCGCCACCACTGGGAATTCGCCGTCTACTCGCGGCTGCTCCAGTTGGCCTGGCACCTGCTTCCCGACCGGCTGCTGCTCGAACCCATCCACTACAACCGGCTACGTCTTGACGCACTGCGCGAACGCCTCGACGGCACCGCTCGCGCCCGGGCCCGCCTCGACCGGGCGGCCCAACGCCTGCAGCGGCAGAACTCCTGGCTCGCCGACTTCTACGACCGCTACGGCCTGGAGACGTTCGCGGTCCCCGAGCAGCGGGCGGGTTCCTGCCCGTTCGGCTGA
- a CDS encoding DUF732 domain-containing protein: protein MSWILRTAALAGAASMALLGSAPAHADDASYIAALDANGVFRSGPPNARLSAGHRFCNQLRSGETPEQIIATFPRRPSFGGPSMVDDLTVNLRPVIDIAQHELCPETLT, encoded by the coding sequence ATGAGTTGGATTCTGCGCACTGCCGCACTCGCCGGTGCCGCGTCCATGGCGCTGCTCGGCAGCGCGCCGGCCCACGCCGACGATGCCAGCTATATCGCCGCCCTCGACGCCAACGGCGTCTTCCGGTCCGGTCCACCGAACGCACGACTGTCGGCGGGACACCGGTTCTGCAACCAGTTGCGCAGCGGCGAAACTCCCGAACAGATCATCGCCACGTTCCCGCGCCGGCCCTCGTTCGGGGGACCCTCGATGGTCGATGACCTGACAGTCAACCTGCGCCCGGTGATCGACATCGCCCAGCACGAACTGTGCCCTGAAACCCTGACCTAG
- a CDS encoding aminodeoxychorismate synthase component I gives MRIERLGGLGAAPDVLRAVGDAAGRCGLPPPAALTGEWFDARAVIAPSVAVESVRPGEVFDCGLVPAPGARAGAVGGGWIGYLSYPDPGADGRASRIPQAAGGWTDCVLRQDDDGQWWFESLSGAPMPSWLAEALTTPAPARGCRIYWKTPDRRAHRAGVLACLEAIRSGEVYQACVCTRFTGTVTGAPLDFFADAVARTGPARAAYLAGDWGAVASLSPELFLRRRGEVVTSSPIKGTLPSDARPSALRASAKDVAENIMIVDLVRNDLGRVAITGTVGVPELLAVRPAPGVWHLVSTVSARVPPRLGMAALLDAAFPPASVTGTPKLRARQLLTQWEPHRRGIYCGTVGLASPVAGCELNVAIRTVEFDAAGGAVLGVGGGITADSDVDAEWQECLHKAASIVAADRSGQRSTAS, from the coding sequence GTGCGAATCGAACGGCTCGGCGGCCTGGGTGCGGCACCGGACGTGCTGCGCGCGGTCGGCGACGCCGCCGGCAGGTGCGGGCTGCCGCCGCCGGCCGCACTGACCGGCGAATGGTTCGACGCCCGGGCGGTGATCGCGCCCAGCGTGGCCGTCGAGTCGGTCCGTCCCGGCGAGGTGTTCGACTGCGGGCTTGTGCCGGCTCCGGGTGCCCGGGCCGGCGCGGTGGGCGGCGGCTGGATCGGCTATCTGTCCTACCCCGATCCCGGCGCCGACGGCCGGGCTTCCCGGATTCCCCAGGCGGCCGGGGGCTGGACCGACTGCGTGCTGCGTCAGGACGACGACGGGCAGTGGTGGTTCGAGAGCCTGTCCGGCGCGCCGATGCCGAGCTGGCTGGCCGAGGCACTGACGACTCCGGCCCCGGCCCGCGGGTGCCGCATCTACTGGAAGACCCCGGACCGGCGGGCGCACCGGGCCGGGGTGCTGGCCTGCCTGGAGGCCATCCGGTCCGGTGAGGTGTATCAGGCCTGCGTGTGCACCCGCTTCACCGGAACCGTCACCGGCGCCCCCCTGGACTTCTTCGCCGACGCGGTGGCGCGCACCGGGCCGGCGCGTGCGGCCTACCTCGCCGGGGACTGGGGTGCGGTGGCCTCGTTGTCCCCGGAACTGTTCCTGCGCCGCCGCGGCGAGGTCGTGACGTCGAGCCCGATCAAGGGCACCCTGCCGTCCGACGCCCGCCCGTCGGCGTTGCGCGCGTCGGCCAAGGACGTCGCGGAGAACATCATGATCGTGGACCTGGTGCGCAACGACCTGGGCCGGGTGGCGATCACCGGTACCGTCGGCGTTCCCGAGTTGCTGGCGGTGCGGCCCGCGCCGGGAGTGTGGCATCTGGTGTCGACGGTGTCGGCCCGGGTGCCGCCGCGGCTGGGCATGGCGGCCCTGCTGGATGCGGCGTTCCCACCCGCGTCGGTCACGGGCACACCCAAACTCCGGGCCCGGCAGCTGCTCACCCAATGGGAACCGCACCGGCGCGGAATCTACTGCGGCACCGTGGGTTTGGCATCACCGGTGGCCGGATGCGAACTCAATGTGGCGATCCGCACCGTGGAGTTCGACGCCGCCGGAGGTGCAGTGCTCGGAGTCGGCGGCGGGATCACCGCGGACTCCGACGTCGACGCCGAATGGCAGGAATGCCTACACAAGGCCGCGTCGATCGTGGCCGCCGACCGGTCCGGGCAACGCAGCACGGCGTCATAG
- a CDS encoding DUF5642 family protein: MLNFRAVLAIGGVGLLAACSSGPGEVTADIDKVADVKSSFGPEFKVKNIARTGLDPKLLAANTLPPGLKFEPADCSRFAVGQQLPQGVQGNMAAVAAEGNGNRFITIALETSEPVAFSEPGRSCRRIGFAGDRMRGLVETVEAPRIDGVQTLGVHRVVEALAGGKARVGELYNYSAYFGPYQVLVTANPLVAPDTPVVPVDTERARDLLVAAVAAVRG, from the coding sequence ATGTTGAACTTTCGCGCGGTGCTGGCAATCGGCGGTGTCGGTTTGCTCGCCGCCTGCAGCTCCGGCCCCGGCGAGGTGACCGCCGACATCGACAAGGTGGCCGACGTCAAGTCCTCCTTCGGTCCGGAGTTCAAGGTCAAGAACATCGCGCGCACCGGGCTTGACCCAAAGTTGCTGGCGGCCAACACCTTGCCCCCGGGCCTGAAGTTCGAACCCGCCGACTGTTCGAGGTTCGCGGTCGGCCAGCAGCTGCCGCAGGGCGTGCAGGGCAACATGGCCGCGGTGGCCGCTGAAGGCAACGGCAACCGCTTCATCACCATCGCCCTGGAGACCTCCGAGCCGGTCGCGTTCAGCGAGCCGGGACGATCCTGCCGCCGGATCGGATTCGCCGGGGACCGGATGCGCGGCCTGGTCGAAACGGTTGAGGCGCCGCGCATCGACGGGGTGCAGACCCTGGGAGTGCACCGGGTGGTCGAGGCGCTCGCCGGCGGCAAGGCCCGCGTCGGGGAGCTCTACAACTACTCGGCCTATTTCGGTCCGTACCAGGTGCTCGTGACCGCCAACCCGCTGGTGGCACCCGACACGCCCGTCGTGCCCGTCGACACCGAACGCGCCCGCGATCTGCTGGTGGCCGCGGTAGCCGCGGTGCGCGGCTAG